One Betta splendens chromosome 8, fBetSpl5.4, whole genome shotgun sequence DNA segment encodes these proteins:
- the caskin1 gene encoding caskin-1 isoform X4, with the protein MGKDQELLQAVKTEDLLTVQKLLQRPRPGKAKLLGSAKKVNVNFQDTDGFSPLHHASLNGNVELISLLLESQAAVDIRDQKGMRPLHYAAWQGKAEPMKMLLKSGSSVNGQSDEGQIPLHLSAQHGHYDVSEMLLQHQSNPCIVDNAGKTPLDLACEFGRVGVVQLLLSSNMCAALLEPKKGDTTDPNGTSPLHLAAKNGHIDIIRLLIQAGIDINRQTKAGTALHEAALCGKTDAVRLLLDSGINATVRNTYSQTALDIVYQFTATQASREIKQLLRDASAALQVRALKDYCNNYDLTSLNIKAGDVITVLEQHPDGRWKGCIHDNRTGNDRVGYFPSTMVEVISKRTGLASTVICTQQFQKIPLVPPATVAPANAVVNGNDTTFHQIHILPPPPPPPPHSHQPLLPLFTSFGYNRSPVTTPQGETPTAPGGDRSSVGSSGSVTSVRSSGSGQSAGSAAHILHAQAEGVKLLATVLSQSAKAKEHLLEQSKSVDQPAGSATSSRTSSQSGCPLHEAPPYDATATRKGEGPGEGKSSEAVVQWLSDFQLQVYAPNFLGAGYDLPTISRMTPEDLTAIGITKPGHRKKMTSEINKLNVTEWLPEKKPASLGEWLSAIGLSQYHQVLVQNGYENIDFITDITWEDLQEIGITKLGHQKKLMLAVKRLAEMQRSSEGRSSPRKRPPPITQQQEVMSVDSPPPDELMSPKMSTFQDSELSTELQSAMIQPGQEVKVQRSRTLSKDHDEVMTVGPPKKEARTMRQQSSQGSTSSHKSSVSSQGKHRHSHSHSQPAPPYTPPHTTTKTRTSSSSSTSSVQSTTSPQQKPKSSSQFTQGERPQSPRSHPPQSPTHRGAPCPQVQPQQVQPQHQALPQHHPQVQGMEVREDQQVPLLCLPPEPDLAEEESVEPSALQKKHTNSLNRYAVSDSECDDRAAGGGGMGWEGEVETAVGQGSAAVRGEGGKYATVTHHVSRSHSVRNQEKGGSRSQTQSFALRQKKKGPPPPPPKRSSSAISSSHSNLSDANTQQPALTTTGGMLDVPYHQQRRASDLGVSVETGVVETSSVGSVRSIAAMLEMSSIGGGAKAMAIQKNYLQVGKTRDAIGLDGEVVNRRRTISGPVSELVAAARRDQPPSSAFSLEMQVDAKPPSVNSSSPQPPSSPHPSSGGSSSENLPFAEEGSLTIRRQGRGEGEGQGQCVFCVCLQGDGPQGDGGYTQDDLPREEATSTLKRRPRSSKSQTNSSDFTLQESSTVKRRPKSRDKEPEGYTELPTANGEPAGARTANTTQPVPYQNGTATMKRRRVSDVGVTAQPQQQQQQQQQQQHVTAAPRRDSVDQGAQTGSDGGPVRKPKPPVSPKPVVAQIKRQGGPQTPPQPASNKRVPLPGPGTPGSPGTHNILPVCWVEGKKIPPPVSPKPTPPPTAPKPAKLIHSMTSPPSPTPAPVKHHSGVARQTSSPPSFPPSNTPSPPNAKPSSPSSQSPHTPQTPTTPQTPQTPATPSPTPPPVKPPRSSIGGVSVDSGMAGSGVTPPPPTTTTPDFSVDSLVHQKLEETSASLAAALQAVEDKILRHEDSVAEQKTTVSILDDIGSMFDDLADQLDAMLE; encoded by the exons aGCTCCTCGGTTCTGCGAAGAAAGTAAACGTCAACTTCCAGGATACAGACGG gtTTTCCCCGCTGCATCATGCTTCTCTTAATGGCAACGTGGAACTcatctcactgctgctggagtcCCAGGCTGCAGTTGACATCAGAGACCAGAAAG GTATGCGGCCGCTGCACTACGCAGCCTGGCAAGGAAAGGCAGAGCCtatgaagatgctgctgaagtCTGGTTCATCTGTCAACGGCCAATCAGATGAGGGACAGATTCCTCTTCACCTGTCAGCGCAGCATGGCCACTACGACGTG TCTGAGATGTTGCTGCAACACCAGTCCAACCCCTGTATCGTAGATAACGCTGGGAAGACTCCTCTGGATCTGGCCTGTGAGTTCGGCAGAGTTGGG gTGGTCCAGTTGTTGCTGTCGAGCAACATGTGTGCCGCTCTGCTGGAGCCCAAGAAAGGAGACACTACAGACCCCAACGGGACATCTCCTCTCCACCTAGCTGCAAAGAACGGACACATAGACATTatcag ACTGTTGATACAAGCAGGCATTGACATCAACAGACAGACCAAAGCAGGCACTGCCCTGCATGAAGCCGCCCTCTGTGGCAAGACCGACGCAGTGAGACTCCTACTGGAC AGTGGTATTAATGCCACAGTGAGGAACACTTACAGCCAGACTGCGCTGGATATCGTCTACCAATTTACAGCAACACAAGCCAGCAGAGAGATCAAACAACTGCTGAGAG ATGCATCAGCAGCCCTTCAGGTTCGGGCCCTGAAAGATTACTGCAATAACTATGACCTGACAAGCCTCAACATCAAAGCTGGCGACGTTATTACG GTTTTGGAGCAGCACCCCGATGGACGCTGGAAGGGCTGTATCCATGACAACCGAACAGGAAACGACAGAGTCGGCTACTTCCCTTCGACCATGGTAGAGGTTATCAGCAAACGAACAG GTTTGGCCAGCACAGTCATTTGCACTCAGCAGTTTCAAAAGATACCGCTGGTTCCCCCGGCAACGGTTGCCCCTGCCAACGCGGTAGTCAACGGCAACGACACCACGTTCCATCAGATCCATATcctgcctccaccgcctcctcctccaccacattCCCATCAGCCACTGCTTCCACTTTTCACTTCCTTTGGCTATAACAGGTCGCCTGTGACGACCCCACAGGGAGAAACACCCACTGCCCCAG GTGGAGACCGCAGCAGCGTGGGGAGTTCTGGCAGCGTGACGAGTGTGAGGTCATCAGGCAGCGGTCAGAGTGCCGGGAGCGCCGCTCACATCCTCCATGCACAGGCTGAAGGGGTTAAG CTTTTAGCCACAGTTTTGTCCCAGTCTGCTAAAGCCAAGGAGCATTTACTGGAGCAATCCAAGTCTGTGGACCAACCTGCAG GTTCTGCCACCTCCTCTCGGACATCAAGCCAATCGGGCTGTCCACTTCATGAAGCGCCGCCTTACGATGCCACGGCAACCAGGAAGGGGGAGGGGCCTGGAGAGGGGAAG AGCTCAGAGGCCGTTGTCCAATGGCTGAGCGActttcagctgcaggtctacGCTCCAAACTTCCTGGGCGCTGGGTATGACTTGCCCACCATAAGCCGAATGACCCCTGAG gATCTGACAGCCATTGGAATAACAAAACCTGGTCACAGAAAGAAGATGACATCTGAGATTAACAAGCTAAATGTCACAGAGTGGCTGCCTGAGAAAAAACCT GCCAGTCTAGGAGAATGGCTGTCTGCTATTGGTCTGAGCCAGTACCACCAAGTGTTAGTGCAGAATGGTTACGAGAACATTGACTTCATCACTGACATCACTTGGGAGGATCTTCAGGAAATAGGCATCACCAAGCTGG GCCACCAGAAGAAGTTGATGCTGGCAGTGAAGCGTCTGGCTGAAATGCAGCGCAGTTCCGAGGGACGGAGCTCTCCCAGGAAGAGGCCCCCGCCAATCACACAGCAGCAAGAAGTCATGTCGGTGGACAGCCCTCCTCCAGACG AGCTCATGTCTCCAAAGATGAGTACCTTCCAGGACAGCGAATTaagcactgagctgcagagtgCCATGATCCAGCCAGGTCaggaggtcaaagttcagcgaAGTCGGACCCTCAGCAAAGACCATGATGAGGTGATGACTGTTGGGCCACCTAAGAAAGAGGCTCGCACTATGCGACAGCAAAGCAGCCAGGGAAGCACGTCCTCCCACAAAAGCAGCGTCTCCTCCCAAGGAAAGCACCGTCACTCCCATTCCCATTCTCAGCCTGCTCCTCCCTACACGCCTCCTCACACCACTACCAAGACAAGgacctcatcttcctcctccacctcttctgtCCAAAGTACAACTTCACCACAGCAAAAGCCCAAGTCATCCTCCCAGTTCACGCAGGGAGAGAGACCCCAGTCACCCCGCTCTCATCCCCCTCAGTCCCCCACCCATCGCGGAGCACCATGTCCACAGGTTCAGCCCCAACAAGTGCAGCCTCAGCACCAGGCGCTCCCTCAGCACCACCCACAGGTGCAGGGGATGGAGGTCAGGGAGGACCAACAGGTCCCACTCCTCTGTCTGCCACCAGAGCCTGATCTGGCTGAGGAAGAAAGCGTTGAACCCTCAGCACTCCAGAAGAAACACACCAACAGCCTCAACCGGTACGCCGTCTCGGACAGCGAGTGTGACGACAGggcagcgggaggaggcggcATGGGATGGGAAGGAGAAGTGGAGACAGCGGTAGGTCAgggctctgctgctgtcagagggGAAGGGGGTAAATACGCCACAGTGACTCACCACGTTAGTCGCAGCCACTCCGTCCGCAACCAGGAGAAGGGCGGCAGCCGAAGTCAGACGCAGTCGTTTGCCCTGcgtcagaaaaaaaaaggccctCCCCCACCGCCACCCAAACGCTCCAGCTCCGCCATCTCCAGCTCCCACTCCAACCTGAGCGACGCCAACACGCAGCAGCCTGCGCTCACCACCACTGGCGGGATGCTGGATGTGCCTTATCACCAACAGCGGCGGGCCAGTGACCTGGGAGTGTCTGTGGAGACGGGCGTCGTGGAGACGAGCAGCGTGGGTAGTGTGAGGAGCATCGCCGCCATGTTGGAGATGTCCTCTATAGGAGGTGGAGCCAAAGCCATGGCTATTCAGAAGAATTACCTACAG GTGGGGAAAACACGCGACGCCATCGGCCTGGACGGCGAGGTCGTTAACCGGCGGCGGACCATCAGCGGCCCCGTCTCTGAGCTGGTAGCAGCTGCCAGGCGTGACCAGCCGCCTTCGTCGGCCTTCTCTCTGGAGATGCAGGTCGACGCCAAACCTCCCTCTGTGAATTCCTCCTCACCCCAGCCCCCATCCTCACCCCACCCCAGCTCTGGGGGCAGTTCATCAGAGAACCTGCCGTTTGCAGAAGAGGGAAGTCTGACCATCCGCCGGCAGGGACGAGGAGAAGGCGAAGGACAAGGACAG TGTGTATTTTGTGTATGTCTGCAGGGTGACGGCCCACAGGGAGACGGTGGTTACACCCAGGACGACCTCCCCAGGGAAGAAGCCACGTCAACCCTAAAGCGACGGCCCCGCAGCTCCAAGTCCCAAACCAACAGCTCCGACTTCACCCTGCAGGAGTCGTCCACTGTCAAACGGCGACCCAAGAGCCGCGACAAGGAGCCGGAGGGCTACACGGAGCTGCCCACCGCTAACGGGGAGCCTGCGGGGGCCAGGACGGCCAATACCACGCAGCCAGTACCCTACCAGAACGGAACGGCCACCATGAAACGCCGGCGGGTGTCCGATGTTGGAGTGACGGCACAGccccaacaacagcagcagcagcagcagcagcagcagcatgtgactGCTGCTCCACGTAGGGACAGCGTTGATCAAGGAGCCCAGACAGGCAGTGACGGAGGACCAGTGAGAAAACCAAAGCCCCCGGTTTCTCCAAAGCCTGTAGTGGCTCAGATAAAGAGACAAGGAGGCCCACAGACCCCCCCACAGCCAGCCTCCAACAAGAGAGTGCCCTTACCAGGTCCTGGGACGCCTGGAAGCCCAGGTACTCACAATATACTGCCTGTGTGTTGGG tggAAGGAAAAAAGATCCCACCGCCTGTGTCCCCTAAACCAACGCCGCCGCCCACAGCGCCAAAACCGGCCAAGCTGATCCACTCCATgaccagccccccctccccaaccCCTGCCCCAGTCAAACACCACTCAGGGGTGGCCCGGCAGACCAGCTCGCCTCCCTCTTTCCCCCCTTCCAATACTCCCAGTCCTCCGAACGCAAAGCCGTCGAGCCCGTCTTCCCAGAGCCCCCACACCCCGCAGACCCCCACCACGCCGCAGACGCCCCAGACTCCCGCCACTCCCAGCCCCACTCCGCCTCCTGTGAAGCCGCCTCGCTCCTCCATAGGGGGCGTGTCCGTGGACAGTGGGATGGCAGGAAGCGGGGTCACACCACCACCCCCTACCACCACCACGCCCGACTTCAGCGTGGATTCACTGGTGCACCAGAAGCTGGAAGAGACCAGTGCATCATTGGCGGCAGCGCTGCAGGCCGTGGAGGATAAAATACTGCGACATGAGGA CTCTGTGGCTGAGCAGAAGAC
- the caskin1 gene encoding caskin-1 isoform X6, whose translation MGKDQELLQAVKTEDLLTVQKLLQRPRPGKAKLLGSAKKVNVNFQDTDGFSPLHHASLNGNVELISLLLESQAAVDIRDQKGMRPLHYAAWQGKAEPMKMLLKSGSSVNGQSDEGQIPLHLSAQHGHYDVSEMLLQHQSNPCIVDNAGKTPLDLACEFGRVGVVQLLLSSNMCAALLEPKKGDTTDPNGTSPLHLAAKNGHIDIIRLLIQAGIDINRQTKAGTALHEAALCGKTDAVRLLLDSGINATVRNTYSQTALDIVYQFTATQASREIKQLLRDASAALQVRALKDYCNNYDLTSLNIKAGDVITVLEQHPDGRWKGCIHDNRTGNDRVGYFPSTMVEVISKRTGCRGSEASPHSSPTPSSGPHGGSNEEIWVLRKPAAGGDRSSVGSSGSVTSVRSSGSGQSAGSAAHILHAQAEGVKLLATVLSQSAKAKEHLLEQSKSVDQPAGSATSSRTSSQSGCPLHEAPPYDATATRKGEGPGEGKSSEAVVQWLSDFQLQVYAPNFLGAGYDLPTISRMTPEDLTAIGITKPGHRKKMTSEINKLNVTEWLPEKKPASLGEWLSAIGLSQYHQVLVQNGYENIDFITDITWEDLQEIGITKLGHQKKLMLAVKRLAEMQRSSEGRSSPRKRPPPITQQQEVMSVDSPPPDELMSPKMSTFQDSELSTELQSAMIQPGQEVKVQRSRTLSKDHDEVMTVGPPKKEARTMRQQSSQGSTSSHKSSVSSQGKHRHSHSHSQPAPPYTPPHTTTKTRTSSSSSTSSVQSTTSPQQKPKSSSQFTQGERPQSPRSHPPQSPTHRGAPCPQVQPQQVQPQHQALPQHHPQVQGMEVREDQQVPLLCLPPEPDLAEEESVEPSALQKKHTNSLNRYAVSDSECDDRAAGGGGMGWEGEVETAVGQGSAAVRGEGGKYATVTHHVSRSHSVRNQEKGGSRSQTQSFALRQKKKGPPPPPPKRSSSAISSSHSNLSDANTQQPALTTTGGMLDVPYHQQRRASDLGVSVETGVVETSSVGSVRSIAAMLEMSSIGGGAKAMAIQKNYLQVGKTRDAIGLDGEVVNRRRTISGPVSELVAAARRDQPPSSAFSLEMQVDAKPPSVNSSSPQPPSSPHPSSGGSSSENLPFAEEGSLTIRRQGRGEGEGQGQCVFCVCLQGDGPQGDGGYTQDDLPREEATSTLKRRPRSSKSQTNSSDFTLQESSTVKRRPKSRDKEPEGYTELPTANGEPAGARTANTTQPVPYQNGTATMKRRRVSDVGVTAQPQQQQQQQQQQQHVTAAPRRDSVDQGAQTGSDGGPVRKPKPPVSPKPVVAQIKRQGGPQTPPQPASNKRVPLPGPGTPGSPGTHNILPVCWVEGKKIPPPVSPKPTPPPTAPKPAKLIHSMTSPPSPTPAPVKHHSGVARQTSSPPSFPPSNTPSPPNAKPSSPSSQSPHTPQTPTTPQTPQTPATPSPTPPPVKPPRSSIGGVSVDSGMAGSGVTPPPPTTTTPDFSVDSLVHQKLEETSASLAAALQAVEDKILRHEDSVAEQKTTVSILDDIGSMFDDLADQLDAMLE comes from the exons aGCTCCTCGGTTCTGCGAAGAAAGTAAACGTCAACTTCCAGGATACAGACGG gtTTTCCCCGCTGCATCATGCTTCTCTTAATGGCAACGTGGAACTcatctcactgctgctggagtcCCAGGCTGCAGTTGACATCAGAGACCAGAAAG GTATGCGGCCGCTGCACTACGCAGCCTGGCAAGGAAAGGCAGAGCCtatgaagatgctgctgaagtCTGGTTCATCTGTCAACGGCCAATCAGATGAGGGACAGATTCCTCTTCACCTGTCAGCGCAGCATGGCCACTACGACGTG TCTGAGATGTTGCTGCAACACCAGTCCAACCCCTGTATCGTAGATAACGCTGGGAAGACTCCTCTGGATCTGGCCTGTGAGTTCGGCAGAGTTGGG gTGGTCCAGTTGTTGCTGTCGAGCAACATGTGTGCCGCTCTGCTGGAGCCCAAGAAAGGAGACACTACAGACCCCAACGGGACATCTCCTCTCCACCTAGCTGCAAAGAACGGACACATAGACATTatcag ACTGTTGATACAAGCAGGCATTGACATCAACAGACAGACCAAAGCAGGCACTGCCCTGCATGAAGCCGCCCTCTGTGGCAAGACCGACGCAGTGAGACTCCTACTGGAC AGTGGTATTAATGCCACAGTGAGGAACACTTACAGCCAGACTGCGCTGGATATCGTCTACCAATTTACAGCAACACAAGCCAGCAGAGAGATCAAACAACTGCTGAGAG ATGCATCAGCAGCCCTTCAGGTTCGGGCCCTGAAAGATTACTGCAATAACTATGACCTGACAAGCCTCAACATCAAAGCTGGCGACGTTATTACG GTTTTGGAGCAGCACCCCGATGGACGCTGGAAGGGCTGTATCCATGACAACCGAACAGGAAACGACAGAGTCGGCTACTTCCCTTCGACCATGGTAGAGGTTATCAGCAAACGAACAG GTTGTCGCGGCTCAGAGGCAAGTCCTCACAGCTCTCCCACCCCATCCAGCGGGCCCCATGGAGGCTCCAACGAAGAGATCTGGGTACTGCGCAAGCCAGCGGCAG GTGGAGACCGCAGCAGCGTGGGGAGTTCTGGCAGCGTGACGAGTGTGAGGTCATCAGGCAGCGGTCAGAGTGCCGGGAGCGCCGCTCACATCCTCCATGCACAGGCTGAAGGGGTTAAG CTTTTAGCCACAGTTTTGTCCCAGTCTGCTAAAGCCAAGGAGCATTTACTGGAGCAATCCAAGTCTGTGGACCAACCTGCAG GTTCTGCCACCTCCTCTCGGACATCAAGCCAATCGGGCTGTCCACTTCATGAAGCGCCGCCTTACGATGCCACGGCAACCAGGAAGGGGGAGGGGCCTGGAGAGGGGAAG AGCTCAGAGGCCGTTGTCCAATGGCTGAGCGActttcagctgcaggtctacGCTCCAAACTTCCTGGGCGCTGGGTATGACTTGCCCACCATAAGCCGAATGACCCCTGAG gATCTGACAGCCATTGGAATAACAAAACCTGGTCACAGAAAGAAGATGACATCTGAGATTAACAAGCTAAATGTCACAGAGTGGCTGCCTGAGAAAAAACCT GCCAGTCTAGGAGAATGGCTGTCTGCTATTGGTCTGAGCCAGTACCACCAAGTGTTAGTGCAGAATGGTTACGAGAACATTGACTTCATCACTGACATCACTTGGGAGGATCTTCAGGAAATAGGCATCACCAAGCTGG GCCACCAGAAGAAGTTGATGCTGGCAGTGAAGCGTCTGGCTGAAATGCAGCGCAGTTCCGAGGGACGGAGCTCTCCCAGGAAGAGGCCCCCGCCAATCACACAGCAGCAAGAAGTCATGTCGGTGGACAGCCCTCCTCCAGACG AGCTCATGTCTCCAAAGATGAGTACCTTCCAGGACAGCGAATTaagcactgagctgcagagtgCCATGATCCAGCCAGGTCaggaggtcaaagttcagcgaAGTCGGACCCTCAGCAAAGACCATGATGAGGTGATGACTGTTGGGCCACCTAAGAAAGAGGCTCGCACTATGCGACAGCAAAGCAGCCAGGGAAGCACGTCCTCCCACAAAAGCAGCGTCTCCTCCCAAGGAAAGCACCGTCACTCCCATTCCCATTCTCAGCCTGCTCCTCCCTACACGCCTCCTCACACCACTACCAAGACAAGgacctcatcttcctcctccacctcttctgtCCAAAGTACAACTTCACCACAGCAAAAGCCCAAGTCATCCTCCCAGTTCACGCAGGGAGAGAGACCCCAGTCACCCCGCTCTCATCCCCCTCAGTCCCCCACCCATCGCGGAGCACCATGTCCACAGGTTCAGCCCCAACAAGTGCAGCCTCAGCACCAGGCGCTCCCTCAGCACCACCCACAGGTGCAGGGGATGGAGGTCAGGGAGGACCAACAGGTCCCACTCCTCTGTCTGCCACCAGAGCCTGATCTGGCTGAGGAAGAAAGCGTTGAACCCTCAGCACTCCAGAAGAAACACACCAACAGCCTCAACCGGTACGCCGTCTCGGACAGCGAGTGTGACGACAGggcagcgggaggaggcggcATGGGATGGGAAGGAGAAGTGGAGACAGCGGTAGGTCAgggctctgctgctgtcagagggGAAGGGGGTAAATACGCCACAGTGACTCACCACGTTAGTCGCAGCCACTCCGTCCGCAACCAGGAGAAGGGCGGCAGCCGAAGTCAGACGCAGTCGTTTGCCCTGcgtcagaaaaaaaaaggccctCCCCCACCGCCACCCAAACGCTCCAGCTCCGCCATCTCCAGCTCCCACTCCAACCTGAGCGACGCCAACACGCAGCAGCCTGCGCTCACCACCACTGGCGGGATGCTGGATGTGCCTTATCACCAACAGCGGCGGGCCAGTGACCTGGGAGTGTCTGTGGAGACGGGCGTCGTGGAGACGAGCAGCGTGGGTAGTGTGAGGAGCATCGCCGCCATGTTGGAGATGTCCTCTATAGGAGGTGGAGCCAAAGCCATGGCTATTCAGAAGAATTACCTACAG GTGGGGAAAACACGCGACGCCATCGGCCTGGACGGCGAGGTCGTTAACCGGCGGCGGACCATCAGCGGCCCCGTCTCTGAGCTGGTAGCAGCTGCCAGGCGTGACCAGCCGCCTTCGTCGGCCTTCTCTCTGGAGATGCAGGTCGACGCCAAACCTCCCTCTGTGAATTCCTCCTCACCCCAGCCCCCATCCTCACCCCACCCCAGCTCTGGGGGCAGTTCATCAGAGAACCTGCCGTTTGCAGAAGAGGGAAGTCTGACCATCCGCCGGCAGGGACGAGGAGAAGGCGAAGGACAAGGACAG TGTGTATTTTGTGTATGTCTGCAGGGTGACGGCCCACAGGGAGACGGTGGTTACACCCAGGACGACCTCCCCAGGGAAGAAGCCACGTCAACCCTAAAGCGACGGCCCCGCAGCTCCAAGTCCCAAACCAACAGCTCCGACTTCACCCTGCAGGAGTCGTCCACTGTCAAACGGCGACCCAAGAGCCGCGACAAGGAGCCGGAGGGCTACACGGAGCTGCCCACCGCTAACGGGGAGCCTGCGGGGGCCAGGACGGCCAATACCACGCAGCCAGTACCCTACCAGAACGGAACGGCCACCATGAAACGCCGGCGGGTGTCCGATGTTGGAGTGACGGCACAGccccaacaacagcagcagcagcagcagcagcagcagcatgtgactGCTGCTCCACGTAGGGACAGCGTTGATCAAGGAGCCCAGACAGGCAGTGACGGAGGACCAGTGAGAAAACCAAAGCCCCCGGTTTCTCCAAAGCCTGTAGTGGCTCAGATAAAGAGACAAGGAGGCCCACAGACCCCCCCACAGCCAGCCTCCAACAAGAGAGTGCCCTTACCAGGTCCTGGGACGCCTGGAAGCCCAGGTACTCACAATATACTGCCTGTGTGTTGGG tggAAGGAAAAAAGATCCCACCGCCTGTGTCCCCTAAACCAACGCCGCCGCCCACAGCGCCAAAACCGGCCAAGCTGATCCACTCCATgaccagccccccctccccaaccCCTGCCCCAGTCAAACACCACTCAGGGGTGGCCCGGCAGACCAGCTCGCCTCCCTCTTTCCCCCCTTCCAATACTCCCAGTCCTCCGAACGCAAAGCCGTCGAGCCCGTCTTCCCAGAGCCCCCACACCCCGCAGACCCCCACCACGCCGCAGACGCCCCAGACTCCCGCCACTCCCAGCCCCACTCCGCCTCCTGTGAAGCCGCCTCGCTCCTCCATAGGGGGCGTGTCCGTGGACAGTGGGATGGCAGGAAGCGGGGTCACACCACCACCCCCTACCACCACCACGCCCGACTTCAGCGTGGATTCACTGGTGCACCAGAAGCTGGAAGAGACCAGTGCATCATTGGCGGCAGCGCTGCAGGCCGTGGAGGATAAAATACTGCGACATGAGGA CTCTGTGGCTGAGCAGAAGAC